One window of the Cryptosporangium aurantiacum genome contains the following:
- the trpS gene encoding tryptophan--tRNA ligase — MGETRPRVLSGIQPTSDSFHLGNYLGAVRNWVLMQQTHDCYYCVVDLHAITAGHDPETLRRRTRVSAAQLLAVGIDPEASTLFVQSHVPEHAQLAWVFSCITGFGEASRMTQFKDKSAKGGVDRSSVGLFTYPILQAADILLYQADAVPVGEDQRQHVELSRDLAQRFNSTFGQVFTVPKPYIVRESAKIYDLQNPTAKMSKSASSPNGVIDLLDEPNRSAKKIRSAVTDTGREVVFDQENKPGVSNLLTIYSALTGRTIDELTTAYEGKGYGDLKKDLGAVVADFVAPIQKATQGYLDDPAELDRVLAIGAAKARSVASATLAAAYDRIGFLPAAP; from the coding sequence ATGGGTGAGACACGTCCCCGAGTGCTGTCCGGTATCCAGCCCACCAGCGACTCGTTCCATCTGGGCAACTATCTCGGGGCGGTGCGCAACTGGGTGCTGATGCAGCAGACCCACGATTGCTACTACTGCGTCGTCGATCTGCACGCGATCACGGCCGGACATGACCCCGAGACGCTGCGCCGCCGCACCCGGGTGTCGGCCGCGCAGCTGCTGGCGGTGGGCATCGATCCCGAGGCGTCCACCCTGTTCGTGCAGAGCCACGTGCCCGAGCACGCCCAGCTGGCCTGGGTGTTCAGCTGTATCACCGGGTTCGGTGAGGCCAGCCGGATGACCCAGTTCAAGGACAAGTCCGCCAAGGGCGGCGTCGACCGGTCGAGCGTCGGCCTGTTCACCTATCCGATCCTGCAGGCCGCCGACATCCTGCTCTACCAGGCGGACGCCGTCCCGGTGGGCGAGGACCAGCGGCAGCACGTCGAGCTGTCCCGTGACCTCGCGCAGCGGTTCAACAGCACGTTCGGCCAGGTCTTCACGGTGCCGAAGCCGTACATCGTCCGCGAGTCGGCGAAGATCTACGACCTGCAGAACCCGACCGCGAAGATGAGCAAGTCGGCGTCCTCGCCGAACGGCGTCATCGACCTGCTGGACGAGCCGAACCGCAGCGCGAAGAAGATCCGCTCGGCGGTCACCGACACCGGGCGCGAGGTCGTGTTCGACCAGGAGAACAAGCCGGGCGTGAGCAACCTGCTGACGATCTACTCGGCGCTCACCGGCCGCACGATCGACGAGCTGACCACCGCCTACGAGGGCAAGGGCTACGGCGACCTGAAGAAGGACCTCGGCGCCGTGGTCGCCGACTTCGTCGCGCCGATCCAGAAGGCGACCCAGGGGTACCTCGACGACCCGGCCGAGCTCGACCGGGTGCTGGCGATCGGCGCCGCCAAGGCGCGTTCGGTCGCGAGCGCGACGCTCGCCGCGGCCTACGACCGCATCGGATTCCTGCCGGCCGCCCCGTGA
- the galE gene encoding UDP-glucose 4-epimerase GalE — MKLLVTGGAGYIGSVVTRLLVDAGHDVTVLDDLSTGHADAVPDGVPLHQISVHDVASVLTPDSGFDGVLHFAAKIAAGESVQFPERHFHTNVIGSLALLDAVRAANVPRLVFSSTAAVYGNPQEVPITEDAVKAPTNPYGWTKLTVDAAIGAECTAHGLGAISLRYFNVAGAYIPADGPALGERHDPETHLIPIALDVAAGKREKLQLFGDDYPTPDGTCIRDYIHVADLAAAHLLALDSIEPGRHRVYNLGNGNGFSNQQVVEVVRAVTGHPVPVEMAARRPGDPAELVASSARAASELGWVPARPDLHSIVGDAWTFYRSRT; from the coding sequence ATGAAACTGCTGGTGACGGGCGGCGCCGGATACATCGGTAGCGTCGTGACGCGGCTGCTGGTGGACGCGGGTCACGACGTGACGGTGCTCGACGACCTCTCCACCGGCCACGCGGACGCCGTCCCGGACGGGGTGCCGCTGCACCAGATCTCGGTGCACGACGTCGCCAGCGTTCTGACCCCGGACAGCGGCTTCGACGGCGTCCTGCACTTCGCCGCCAAGATCGCGGCCGGTGAGTCCGTGCAGTTCCCGGAGCGGCACTTCCACACGAACGTGATCGGCTCGCTCGCGCTGCTGGACGCGGTCCGTGCCGCGAACGTGCCCCGGCTGGTGTTCAGCTCCACCGCCGCGGTGTACGGCAACCCGCAGGAGGTGCCGATCACCGAGGACGCCGTGAAGGCGCCCACGAACCCCTACGGCTGGACGAAGCTGACCGTTGACGCCGCGATCGGCGCGGAGTGCACCGCACACGGCCTCGGAGCGATCAGCCTGCGGTACTTCAACGTCGCGGGCGCGTACATCCCTGCCGACGGCCCGGCGCTGGGTGAGCGGCACGACCCGGAGACCCACCTGATCCCGATCGCGCTCGACGTGGCCGCGGGCAAGCGGGAGAAGCTGCAGCTGTTCGGCGACGACTACCCCACCCCCGACGGCACCTGCATCCGCGACTACATCCACGTCGCCGACCTCGCGGCCGCGCACTTGCTCGCGCTGGACTCCATCGAGCCCGGCAGGCACCGGGTCTACAACCTGGGCAACGGCAACGGCTTCAGCAACCAGCAGGTGGTCGAGGTCGTCCGCGCGGTGACCGGTCATCCGGTGCCGGTCGAGATGGCCGCCCGCCGTCCGGGTGACCCGGCTGAGCTGGTGGCTTCGAGCGCGCGGGCCGCGAGCGAGCTCGGCTGGGTGCCCGCGCGTCCCGACCTGCACTCGATCGTGGGCGACGCCTGGACGTTCTACCGCTCCCGGACGTGA
- a CDS encoding glycoside hydrolase family 6 protein: MVFTSGDDSDKPDKPTPSASIDPDNPLSGKTFYVNPQNPAAQQYRQLKNAGNTADAEQLNKIASRPIAEWLASDNGGTTQEVATLVADAKKAGQTAVMTIYNVPHRDCGQYSSGGAADAASYKAYIDEIATGLNGHDGVIILEPDAIAHTLDGCISEEAQINERYNLLQYAITTLKKNPEVTVYVDAGNASWIKDLTRMVAALKRIGVNQADGFALNVSNFETTEASVDYGNKLSDSLEGEHFIIDTSRNGNGPYTETTDDQKWCNPPGRALGTPPTSDTGTAKVDAYLWVKQPGDSDGACRDGEPEAGQWWPEYALSLAKESQ, encoded by the coding sequence GTGGTATTCACATCGGGCGACGATTCGGACAAGCCCGACAAGCCGACGCCCAGCGCGAGCATCGATCCGGACAACCCGCTCTCCGGTAAGACGTTCTACGTCAACCCGCAGAACCCGGCCGCGCAGCAGTATCGGCAGCTGAAGAACGCCGGCAACACCGCGGACGCCGAGCAGCTGAACAAGATCGCCTCCCGGCCGATCGCCGAGTGGCTCGCGTCCGACAACGGTGGAACGACCCAGGAGGTCGCCACCCTCGTCGCGGACGCGAAGAAGGCCGGCCAGACCGCGGTGATGACGATCTACAACGTGCCGCACCGCGACTGCGGGCAGTACTCCTCCGGTGGTGCGGCCGACGCGGCGTCGTACAAGGCGTACATCGACGAGATCGCCACCGGGCTCAACGGGCACGACGGCGTCATCATCCTGGAGCCGGACGCGATCGCGCACACGCTCGACGGCTGCATCTCCGAAGAGGCGCAGATCAACGAGCGGTACAACCTGCTTCAGTACGCGATCACGACGCTGAAGAAGAACCCCGAGGTCACGGTGTACGTGGACGCCGGGAACGCGTCGTGGATCAAGGACCTGACGCGGATGGTCGCCGCGCTCAAGCGGATCGGCGTCAACCAGGCCGACGGTTTCGCGCTCAACGTCTCGAACTTCGAGACCACGGAGGCGAGCGTCGACTACGGCAACAAGCTGTCGGACTCGCTCGAGGGTGAGCACTTCATCATCGACACCAGCCGGAACGGCAACGGGCCGTACACCGAGACGACCGACGACCAGAAGTGGTGCAACCCGCCCGGTCGGGCGCTCGGAACTCCGCCCACCAGCGACACCGGCACGGCAAAGGTCGACGCGTACCTCTGGGTGAAGCAGCCGGGCGACTCGGACGGCGCCTGCCGCGACGGAGAGCCCGAAGCCGGCCAGTGGTGGCCCGAGTACGCACTCTCCCTCGCCAAGGAATCTCAGTAG
- a CDS encoding galactose oxidase early set domain-containing protein gives MSPRKKPSIGRRFVTLVTTLGVLAILAVVNRPMVAFGQEQYHQFQINRASYKSEYGHWDMLPVPAEFKVNAIHAALLPTGKVLIIAGSGNKEKEFKAGKFKTLIWDPATNHFKLITTPTDIFCAGHSFLSNGNLLVAGGTKKYEVLEDKIKKAAGVLKIKQENPEGGVTEFDKGTVVTSATGVKFKLTADVRVPSATKKTVNGKFDITPGEAEVWIEAVEAGKDSVIPKPMNFTLPGLTGDDVKNVYGVTEKLTMEKQEYTGAEYTYEFNPFTEKYERVGNLNVPRWYPTLMPTADDTVLALSGLDQFGRVDTGKTEVYNENTKKWEYKPKLNRYFPTYPALFLMQNEKLFYSGSNAGYGSATEGRTPGIWDLKTNTFQEVSGLRQPELNETSASVLLAPAQDQKVMFLGGGGVGESEISTARTDIIDLDESATPTWKPGPDLPNPTRYLSTVLLPDDTLYTSHGSSGYRGKGNSDLLTAQIYHPDTNKFVRAADPTVGRNYHSEALLLPDGRVITLGSDPLYDKSDKNPGTFEQRIEIFSPSYLYHGERPTISDGPKSVQRGASYKFATPDAADIKTARLMRPSTVTHTTDVEQRSIALDVTKEADAIGLTIPKERGLVPSGWYMLFVTNTDGTPSVAKWVQVQ, from the coding sequence ATGAGTCCCCGGAAAAAACCATCGATCGGCCGTCGGTTCGTCACGCTGGTGACGACGCTCGGCGTCCTCGCGATCCTCGCGGTCGTGAACCGGCCGATGGTCGCCTTCGGTCAGGAGCAATACCACCAGTTCCAGATCAACAGAGCGTCGTACAAGTCCGAGTACGGCCACTGGGACATGCTCCCGGTGCCGGCGGAGTTCAAGGTCAACGCGATTCACGCGGCCCTGCTCCCGACCGGCAAGGTGCTCATCATCGCGGGCTCCGGAAACAAGGAGAAGGAGTTCAAGGCCGGCAAGTTCAAGACGCTGATCTGGGACCCGGCCACGAACCACTTCAAGCTGATCACGACGCCGACCGACATCTTCTGCGCCGGCCACAGCTTCCTGTCCAACGGCAACCTGCTGGTCGCCGGCGGCACCAAGAAGTACGAGGTGCTCGAGGACAAGATCAAGAAGGCCGCGGGTGTCCTGAAGATCAAGCAGGAGAACCCGGAGGGTGGCGTCACCGAGTTCGACAAGGGCACGGTCGTGACCTCCGCGACCGGCGTGAAGTTCAAGCTCACGGCCGACGTCAGGGTTCCCTCGGCGACGAAGAAGACCGTCAACGGCAAGTTCGACATCACGCCCGGTGAGGCCGAGGTGTGGATCGAGGCGGTCGAGGCCGGCAAGGACTCGGTCATCCCGAAGCCGATGAACTTCACGCTTCCGGGGCTGACCGGCGACGACGTCAAGAACGTGTACGGCGTCACCGAGAAGCTCACGATGGAGAAGCAGGAGTACACCGGCGCGGAGTACACCTACGAGTTCAACCCGTTCACCGAGAAGTACGAGCGGGTCGGCAACCTGAACGTGCCGCGGTGGTACCCGACGCTGATGCCGACCGCCGACGACACGGTGCTGGCGCTCTCGGGCCTCGACCAGTTCGGCCGGGTCGACACCGGCAAGACCGAGGTCTACAACGAGAACACCAAGAAGTGGGAGTACAAGCCCAAGCTCAACCGGTACTTCCCGACGTACCCGGCGCTCTTCCTGATGCAGAACGAGAAGCTGTTCTACTCGGGTTCGAACGCGGGCTACGGCTCGGCGACCGAGGGCCGCACGCCCGGCATCTGGGACCTCAAGACCAACACGTTCCAGGAGGTCTCCGGGCTGCGTCAGCCGGAGCTGAACGAGACCAGCGCGTCGGTGCTGCTGGCGCCGGCGCAGGACCAGAAGGTCATGTTCCTCGGCGGCGGTGGCGTCGGCGAGAGCGAGATCTCGACCGCGCGGACCGACATCATCGACCTGGACGAGTCGGCGACCCCGACCTGGAAGCCCGGCCCGGACCTGCCGAACCCGACCCGGTACCTGAGCACGGTGCTGCTGCCGGACGACACGCTCTACACGTCGCACGGGTCCAGCGGCTACCGGGGCAAGGGCAACAGCGACCTGCTGACCGCGCAGATCTACCACCCGGACACGAACAAGTTCGTGCGGGCGGCCGACCCGACCGTGGGCCGGAACTACCACTCCGAGGCGCTGCTGCTCCCGGATGGCCGGGTCATCACGCTCGGCAGCGACCCGCTGTACGACAAGTCCGACAAGAACCCGGGCACGTTCGAGCAGCGGATCGAGATCTTCTCGCCGTCATACCTCTACCACGGTGAGCGGCCGACGATCTCCGACGGTCCGAAGTCGGTCCAGCGGGGCGCGAGCTACAAGTTCGCGACCCCGGACGCGGCCGACATCAAGACCGCGCGGCTGATGCGGCCGAGCACAGTCACCCACACCACGGACGTCGAGCAGCGCTCGATCGCCCTGGACGTGACCAAGGAGGCCGACGCGATCGGGCTGACGATCCCCAAGGAGCGTGGCCTGGTGCCGTCCGGCTGGTACATGCTCTTCGTCACGAACACCGACGGCACCCCGTCGGTCGCGAAGTGGGTCCAGGTGCAGTAG